Proteins from one Trichoplusia ni isolate ovarian cell line Hi5 chromosome 9, tn1, whole genome shotgun sequence genomic window:
- the LOC113497222 gene encoding piwi-like protein Siwi, producing MSERGRGRARGLAGRGGDNAAAPARRPGERPQGPPQQQQGPVGPRPQPPSAWAPPTVAPPVRAGVPTPTVQAGRASHRTTPTTHQDHPGDVDVQQRMQAMQIGQAQAGASGDPGSSVIGRGSRRGGGRVLPEQITVLRTRPTTIQSKKGSSGTVIDLKANYFTVQTTPQWCLYQYHVDITPEEDSTAVRKGLLRIHANTLGGYLFDGTVLYTVKRLHPDPLELYSDRKTDNERMRIMIKLTCAVSPGDYHYIQVFNIIIRKCFNLLNLQLMGRDFFDPAAKVDIPEYRLQIWPGYKTTINQYEDRLLMVTEITHKVLRLDTVLQMLSEYAATKGSHYKRLFLEDVVGKIVMTDYNKKTYRVDDVSWDASPRSTFKMRDENVSYIDYYYKKYNIRIQDAGQPLLISRSKARDVRAGMPELVFLVPELCRQTGLTDEMRANFKLMKALDVHTKIGPDIRIQKLLSFNQRLNKCPEVVKEMGDWALTLSNELVRFKGRQLPVENIVQGNNLRYPAGDTTEGWTRDMRSKPLLDIAQLPSWVVITPERQRRDAESFVDLIIKTGGAVSFRIPRPEILPIRNDGPMEYANACENAIARKNPALIMCVLARNFPDRYEAIKKKCTVDRAVPTQVVCARNMTSKSAMSIATKVAIQINCKLGGAPWRVDIPLQSIIVIGYDVCHDTRSKEKSFGAFVATLDRHLTRYYSAINSHTSGEELSAHMGFNMAAALRKYREINGALPGRIFIYRDGVGDGQIPYVHSHEVTEIKKKLNEIYGDAEYRLAFIIVSKRINTRIFLDRGRTGENPRPGTVIDDVVTQPERYDFYLVSQNVRDGTISPTSYNVIEDTTGMHPDRLQWLTYKLTHLYFNCSSHIRVPAVCQYAHKLAFLAANSLHNSPHYTLSDTLYFL from the exons ATGTCCGAACGCGGACGTGGACGAGCCCGAGGGCTAGCAGGTAGAGGGGGCGATAATGCTGCAGCTCCGGCGCGTAGGCCTGGGGAACGACCCCAAGGCCCACCACAACAACAACAAGGTCCTGTGGGGCCCCGTCCTCAGCCACCTTCGGCATGGGCACCACCCACTGTTGCCCCTCCGGTCAGAGCTGGGGTGCCAACGCCAACTGTGCAAGCCGGTAGAGCTTCTCACCGTACCACGCCTACCACCCATCAAGATCATCCTGGGGATGTTGATGTTCAACAGAGGATGCAGGCAATGCAAATTG GACAAGCCCAAGCCGGTGCTAGTGGCGATCCAGGTTCGTCAGTGATTGGTCGTGGATCACGTCGTGGTGGCGGCCGAGTGCTGCCTGAACAAATAACCGTTCTTAGGACTCGTCCTACTACTATCCAGTCTAAGAAAG GTTCATCGGGTACAGTAATTGATTTGAAAGCCAACTACTTCACTGTGCAGACTACACCACAGTGGTGCTTATACCAGTATCATGTAGATATTACTCCCGAAGAAGATAGCACCGCGGTTCGCAAAGGCTTGTTGCGTATTCACGCCAATACACTGGGAGG ATATCTTTTTGATGGCACAGTTTTGTATACTGTGAAGAGATTACATCCAGACCCTCTGGAACTATATTCTGACCGCAAGACGGATAATGAAAGAATGAGAATTATGATCAAG TTAACTTGTGCTGTGAGTCCTGGCGACTATCACTATATTCaagtttttaacataataataaggAAGTGCTTCAACTTGCTGAACCTCCAACTGATGGGCAGGGACTTCTTTGACCCGGCGGCCAAG GTTGACATACCGGAATACAGACTACAAATCTGGCCTGGATACAAAACAACAATCAACCAGTATGAGGACCGCTTGTTGATGGTTACTGAAATCACTCACAAA GTTCTCCGCTTAGATACAGTATTGCAAATGTTGAGTGAATATGCTGCAACTAAAGGCAGTCATTACAAGAGACTGTTCTTAGAAGATGTTGTAG GTAAAATTGTTATGACtgactacaataaaaaaacctacAGGGTTGACGATGTGTCGTGGGATGCTTCGCCACGTTCTACTTTCAAAATGCGCGATGAAAATGTGTCTTACATTGACTATTATTATAAG AAATACAACATCCGCATCCAGGACGCGGGGCAGCCGCTGCTGATCTCCCGCTCGAAGGCGCGCGACGTCCGCGCCGGCATGCCCGAGCTCGTGTTCCTGGTGCCCGAGCTGTGTCGCCAGACCGGCCTCACCGACGAGATGCGCGCTAACTTCAAACTCATGAAGGCTCTGGATGTCCACACCAAAATCGGACCTGATATTCGTATCCAAAAGCTATTGAGCTTTAACCAAAGATTAAACAAATGTCCAGAAGTAGTAAAg gAAATGGGTGACTGGGCCCTTACTCTGTCCAATGAGTTAGTGAGATTCAAAGGACGTCAGCTACCTGTCGAGAATATTGTACAGGGCAATAACTTGCGTTATCCTGCTGGAGATACCACTGAAGGCTGGACTAGAGACATGCG CTCTAAACCATTGTTGGATATTGCGCAATTACCATCATGGGTAGTGATTACACCAGAAAGGCAACGTCGTGATGCTGAAAGCTTCGTTGATCTGATCATTAAAACTGGTGGAGCTGTCAGTTTCCGCATACCCAGACCAGAAATCT tgcCCATACGAAATGACGGCCCTATGGAGTATGCTAATGCTTGTGAAAATGCAATTGCTAGGAAGAACCCAGCATTGATTATGTGTGTCCTGGCAAGGAACTTCCCAGACCG TTATGAGGCCATCAAGAAAAAGTGCACTGTTGACAGAGCTGTGCCTACTCAAGTTGTGTGTGCACGCAATATGACTAGCAAGTCTGCTATGTCAATTGCTACTAAAGTAGCCATACAAATTAACTgcaaa TTAGGAGGAGCACCATGGCGAGTGGATATTCCATTGCAGAGTATTATCGTAATTGGTTATGACGTGTGCCATGACACACGCTCTAAGGAGAAGAGTTTTGGTGCATTCGTTGCGACTCTAGACAGGCACTTGACGCGCTACTACTCAGCTATCAACTCGCATACGTCTGGAGAAGAGCTCAGCGCTCACATGGGTTTCAACATGGCTGCTGCATTACGCAAATATAGGGAGATTAACG GAGCTCTACCAGGACGCATATTTATATACCGTGATGGTGTTGGTGACGGTCAAATCCCATACGTACATAGTCATGAG GTGACTGAGATCAAGAAGAAACTTAATGAGATCTATGGCGATGCCGAGTATAGGCTGGCGTTTATAATCGTCTCAAAACGTATAAATACGCGTATTTTCTTAGACCGCGGGCGCACTGGTGAAAATCCGCGACCCGGTACTGTAATCGATGATGTCGTTACTCAACCCGAGcg ATATGACTTCTATTTGGTATCTCAAAATGTACGTGATGGAACAATATCGCCAACTTCCTATAATGTTATTGAAGATACTACTGGAATGCATCCAGATCGg CTCCAATGGTTGACCTACAAACTCACCCATTTGTACTTCAACTGCTCGTCTCATATCCGTGTACCGGCCGTGTGCCAGTATGCCCACAAACTTGCATTCCTGGCTGCTAACAGTCTTCATAACTCGCCTCATTACACACTCAGTGACACTTTGTATTTCctttaa